From Paenibacillus graminis:
TCTGCTCGACCCAGACGAATCCCGGCTGAAGCTGGGGACTCTGCCGGAGGTGACGCATATCTTCTATGCGGCTTATCAGGACCGCCCCACCTGGGCGGAGCTGGTGCCTCCGAATCTGGCCATGCTTGTGAACGCCGTAGAAGCTGTTGAGCCCATTGCCCGCAGTCTGCAGCACATCAGCCTGATGCAGGGCTATAAAGTATATGGTGCCCACCTGGGCCCCTTCAAGACCCCGGCCCGGGAGACGGATGCGAATCACATGCCGCCGGAGTTCAATATCGATCAGCAGAATTTCCTGGAGCAGCGCCAGATAGGCAAAAACTGGACATGGACGGCGATCCGGCCTTCTGTGGTCTGCGGTTTTGCACTCGGCAATCCGATGAATCTGGCCATGGTGATTGCAGTATATGCATCTATATCGAAGGAGCTCGGACTTCCGCTCCGATTCCCCGGGAAGCCCGGCGCCTACCATAGTCTGCTGGAAATGACGGATGCAGGCCTGCTGGCCCAGGCAACCGTCTGGGCAGCAACCGACAGCCGCTGCGCCAATCAGGCATTCAACATTACGAATGGCGATCTGTTCCGCTGGGACGAGCTCTGGCCGAAGCTTGCCGCATTTTTCGGGCTGGAGACGGCCCCTCCGCTGCCCATGTCCCTGTCAGTAGTCATGGAGGACAAAGAGCCGCTATGGAACGGGATGGTGAAGAAATACGGCCTGGAGCCGAACAGCTACCGCGATGTGTCCTCATGGGGGTTCGGGGATTTTGTATTTTCTTGGGATTATGATTTTTTTGCGGACGGGAGTAAGGCGCGGCGGTTCGGATTCCATGAGTTCATCGATACCGAAGCGATGTTTGTGAGCATATTTACGGACCTCCGCAGCCGGAAAGTGATCCCGTAACCAACAACATCAGTCCTCTTGCGAATATCTGGCTTGGAGCCGAATAGCGGCCGCGCGTTTTTTTAACCTCCGTTTCCAAGCAGAAACGGCTTCACCGTTCTTTTTAATGAGCCTATGGCTCCGAAGCAGTGATACAGAGTATCGCTTTCAGGTGCCATTTCAGCGAGAAATAGAAGGATAAATTATAGCGGAGAATAGATAAATTCTATATTCAGACAACATCACCCAGACGGGTCCGAAACAAGGACACCCGGCCTGCGGCGCTCCAACAACGGCATTTCCGCCGTTGTTTCCGGGCTGTCCGGCCTGCGGTGCATTAACAACGGCATTTCTGACGTTGTTTCCGGGCTCACCGGCCTGCGGTGCTTCAACAACGGCATTTCCGCCGTTGTTTCCGGGCTATCCGGCTCGCGGCGCTCCAACAACGGCATTTCTGACGTTGTTTCCGGGCTATCCGGCCTGCCGCGCTCCAACAACGGCATTTCTGACGTTGTTTCCGGGCTATCCGGCCTGCCGCGCTCCAACAACGGCATTTCTGACGTTGTTTCCGGGCTATCCGGCCTGCCGCGCTCCAACAACGGCATTTCTGACGTTGTTTCCGGGCTATCCGGCCTGCCGCGCTCCAACAACGGCATTTCTGCCGTTGTTTCCGGGCAGTCCGGCTCGCGGCGCTTCAACAACGGCATTTCCGCCGTTGTTTCCGGGCTATCCGGCCTGCGGTGCTTCAACAACGGCATTTCCGCCGTTGTTTCCGGGCTATCCGGCTCGCGGCGCTCCAACAACGGCATTTCTGCCGTTGTTTCCAGGCCTGCCGGCCTGCCGCGCTCCAACAACGGCATTTCTGACGTTGTTTCCGGGCTATCCGGCCTGCGGCGCTCCAACAACGGCATTTCCGCCGTTGTTTCCGGGCTCACCGGCCTGCGGTGCTTCAACAACGGCTTTTCTGCCGTTGTTTCCGGGCTGTCCGGCCTAGTTACGTGGAAAAAGTATAACTAATTAGCTGAAATCCCCGCTGCAGAAGTTTTATGTTGGAATTGGTACACTTAATTCATACATATTCATCCCATACACTTTCAGCCAAATTAGTAGTACTTTTTCCCACATAGGAACTTCCATAAGCCAAATTGTGTTCGATTAGTGATCCTTTTTCCCACTAAGGATGACTTAATCCGACCCATCAGCACCTGTACGGGTAAATTCGCTTCGAACAAGTTCACTATGTCTCTCTAATTCCACTTCAACTCGCTTCAACTCACTTCAGCTCACTTCCCTGCATCTCCTTGCCACCGCTGTTACAACGGGAAAAGCCTGGCCCTTCTATAGGCCCAGGCTTCTTTATTCTTTCGTTTGCGGCTGGGCCAGTACGGCGGCTTGATCCCCGTAGACCCGCTCAATATGGGCATCGCCCCACCTGCACATCAAATGCAGGATCTCCTTAAGGCTCCAGCCGTAATCGGTCAGCTCATACTCGACTCTGGGCGGAACCACATTGTATACGGTCCGTTTGATGACCCCATCCTCTTCCAGCTCCCGGAGCTGCTGCGTAAGCACCTTCTGGGTGATGACGGGCATCAGGCTTATAAATTCTCCGTTGCGCTTTTTGCCGAAGGTAAGAAAGAACAGGATCACCGGCTTCCATTTGCCGCCAATCACCTCAAGCGTGGCTTCCACAGCGGTATTATACGTTTTGATCGGTTCCGGCATGGTTACGAACACCCCCTGCTCTAACCATAGCGCCTCGGCAGTACGCTGGCAAGTCAAGCTGCACCCCAGCTGCCACCATTTACTTACATCAGGCCATACCCCCGTTGAACCAGCTCTTCCTGCTCACTCCTGCGTTCTCCGTATTTCAGCATCCGTGCGGCCGACTCCTCCTGCTTCAGGAACACGGACAGCAGCCGCACATAATCGAGGGATTCCCGGAGCGGAATTCCCGCTCCATCAAAAATATGCTGGCGCCCGTCCAGCAGCGAATAAATTTCTACCTTTTCCGCTGGCATTCCATAGGCCCGGTGGCAAAATACATTCGCCATATGCAGGAACCCGGTGATAACCTCGTCATTACTGCTCACCATAAATTTCTGAATGCTGAGACAGCGGCCCGGGACTGCAGAGTTCCAGGCCAGCTGAAAAATCATCGCCAGCTCAATGTCCAGCTCCGGCAACGGCACATGCCACTGCTCATAGAGCAGCACCGGGATCTCCTGCAGGTGATTGATACTGGCTCTTCGCATCAGCTCATCGGTGATCGCCGTCTTAACCTCCCAATAGTGCATCAATGAAGGAAAAGCAATCCCTTTGGGAGGCCAGCGGCGTTCCAGCAGGAACTGGATTGGCGTTTCCCTCCGCACCTCCGGCTGGAGACTATAGAAATCATTCAGCGTATGCCCTACCGCATACTGCACCTGCTGCCTCCAGCGCGGAAGACCGGTGGACGGCTTTCCGCTGCCGGCAGCCTCCGCTCCGCCCAGCATAATATGCTCCACTCGGAAATCATTCAGCCGGCTGTATTGTTCGGCCGGTGCTTCGCGTCTCCCCGCTGTCCTGCTCCCCGCCGCGCCGCCCATTCTCAAGATACCGCCGCGCAGGTTTCGATAAATTGGCGGCCGAAGCTGCGGCAGGTTTCTTTTTCTGCAGCATTAGGTCCGTATTCAATCTTCAGGCTTTCCTGAATAATCTCTGCCCCGCGCTCCCGCAGCTTCTCTTCGATCTGATTCACGGCACCGCAGTATATTTCATAGCCTGTATCTCCACTGCCAAAGGCT
This genomic window contains:
- a CDS encoding winged helix-turn-helix transcriptional regulator, encoding MPEPIKTYNTAVEATLEVIGGKWKPVILFFLTFGKKRNGEFISLMPVITQKVLTQQLRELEEDGVIKRTVYNVVPPRVEYELTDYGWSLKEILHLMCRWGDAHIERVYGDQAAVLAQPQTKE
- a CDS encoding SDR family oxidoreductase: MNPNNTAQRKTALVIGANGVIGRNLIGHLATLPEWDIIGVSRRGGVNTSRVRYIAADLLDPDESRLKLGTLPEVTHIFYAAYQDRPTWAELVPPNLAMLVNAVEAVEPIARSLQHISLMQGYKVYGAHLGPFKTPARETDANHMPPEFNIDQQNFLEQRQIGKNWTWTAIRPSVVCGFALGNPMNLAMVIAVYASISKELGLPLRFPGKPGAYHSLLEMTDAGLLAQATVWAATDSRCANQAFNITNGDLFRWDELWPKLAAFFGLETAPPLPMSLSVVMEDKEPLWNGMVKKYGLEPNSYRDVSSWGFGDFVFSWDYDFFADGSKARRFGFHEFIDTEAMFVSIFTDLRSRKVIP